DNA from Pseudomonadota bacterium:
GCAGGCTTGGCGCCCGGCTTGGCGCCCGGCTTGGCGGCGCCCTCGGCGCCCTCAGCGGGGGCTGCAGCGGCGCCCTCGGCCGGGGCAGCGCCCTCGACCGCTGCGGCGGCCTCACCCTCGAGCGGGACGATCGGCGCCGCGACCTCCTCCTTGGCCGGAGGCACGACGGAGAGGATAGCGAAGTTCGTGAGGTGCGGGAACTCCACGCCGTCGGGCAGTTTGATGTCGTCGGCGTGGATGTTGTCGCCGATCATGAGCTCGGTCGTGTCGACCTCGATCTTCTCCGGGATGCGGTCGGGCAGCGCCTTCACCTGCAGCGTGCGGCGCGCCTGCTCGATGACTCCGCCCTCCTCCTTGACGCCCTTGCACTCGCCGACCAGCACGAGCGGCACCTCGATATCGATCGGCTCGTCGATGCTGATGGCCTGGAAGTCGACGTGCGTGAACGTGCGGCGGAACGGGTCGGCCTGGTAGTCGCGTATGAAAGCGAGGCCGGAGTCGACGCCCTCGACCGTGAGGTTCACGATGACGTTCATGCCCGCCTTGGTCTTCGTGGCGGTCTCGAGATCGCGCTCGTTCACCTTGATGGGGAGCGGCTCGATCTTCTTGCCGTAGAGCACGCCCGGGATCGTCCCGGCCGCGCGCATCCTGCTGGCCGGACCCTTGCCCGGCTCCCTCCTCTGCACCGTAAGCGATACCTTCTCCATTCTTCCTCCTCCCGATGATCAGACAAACAAAGATGAGACCGAATCAGCGTCGTGTATCCTCTTGATGGCCTCACCGAGCAGCCCGGCGACGGAGAGGACCCGTATCTTTCGGCACCTCTCAGCCTTGTCGCCCAGGGGCACGGTGTCGGTGACGATCAGCTCCTCGATCTTCGAGTCGTTGATCCTCGATATCGCGGGGCCCGACAGAACCGGATGTGTGCAGCAGGCGAACACGCTCTTCGCGCCGTTTCTGATCAGGGCTTCGGCGGCCTCCACCATCGTGCCGCCGGTGTCTATCATGTCGTCGACTATGACCGCGTCCCTCCCATCGACATCGCCGATGAGGTGCATGACCTCGCTCTCGTTCGGCCTCACCCGGCGCTTGTCTATCATCACCATGGGGGAGTGGAGGTGCTTGGCGAAGGAGCGCGCCCTCTCCGCGCCGCCCGCGTCCGGGGCGACTATGGCCAGATGGTCGGCGGGGAACCTGCCCTTCAGGTAGTCCAGCAGCACCGGCTTCGCGAAGAGGTGATCGACCGGTATGTTGAAGAAGCCCTGAATCTGCCCCGCGTGCAGCTCCATGGTGAGCACCCTCTCCGCGCCCGCCGCGGTGATGAGGTCGGCCACGAGCTTCGAGCTGATGGGCGTGCGGGGGCTGACCTTTCGGTCCTGCCTTGCGTAGCCGTAGTACGGTATGACCGCCGTGATCCGGCCGGCGCTGGCCCTCTTGAGGGCGTCGATCATGACCAGCAGCTCCATGATGTGGTCGTTGGCCGGGTGGCTCGTCGACTGGATGACGAAGACGTCCGCGCCGCGGACGTTGTCCTCGACCTCAACCCACGTCTCGCCGTCGGAGAACTTGGTGACCTTGGCGTGGCACAGCTTCCGCTTGAGGGAGGCGGCTATGGCCTCCGCGAGGGTCCTGTTTGAGTTTCCAGCCAGGAGCACCAGGTTGTTGTTCCCGAACATTCCGACCTCCGGGTCTTGTGGCCCGACAACGGCCACCGGTCACCAGTCACCAGTCACCAGTTACGGAATCTTCTGCTGGGGCGGGAGGATTCGAACCTCCGATGCCAGCTCCAAAGGCTGGTGACTTACCGCTTGTCGACGCCCCAAAAATAACCGCCCGTGAAGCGCCTCACTCCTCCAGATTCGGCCCGTCGAGCCCAACGCCCCGCTCCCTCTCCACCCTGTAGGCCCCGAGCACCCTCGTTTCGATAAGGCCCCTCACCTCGCTGTTCAGCGGATGGGCGGTATCGCGGTAGGTCCCGTCCTTTCGCTTCTTCGACGGCATCGCCACGAAGAGCCCCTTCGGGCCGCTTATTATCTTCACGTCCCTCACCACGAAGCAGTTGTCGAACGTGATCGTGGCGTAGCCCTTCAGCTTCTCCTCCTCAACCGGATACACGCGAACGTCGGTGATCTCCATCTCCCCCTCCCGAAGCCTCCGCCCGATCAGACCGTCGACGATTCGAGCCGGGCCTCAGCCTTGTAGATCCTCCAACCTTCGCGATCGAGCTGCGCATGAGCCCTGTCGCGCGCGACCGCGTCCGAAAAGACGCCGAAGACCGTCGGCCCGCTGCCCGACATGAGCGCGCCGGCCGCCCCCGATTCCATGAGAGCGCCCTTTATTACCCCGATCTCCGGATGTGCCGGAATCGTCACCCTCTCGAGATCGTTGTGGAGGGACGCGATAACATCGCTAAATACCTGAAAAAGCGGGCGGACCCTAGCATCGGGTGGTTTCATAGTCAACTGCAAATCCCATTGATCATATACCCAGGGAGTGGAGAGGGGAAAACCTGGATTAATCAGTAAATACGAACACTTGGGAAAGGTTTCATAAACCGATACCCGATCTCCGATACCCTCCACGAATGCGGGGCCTCTGTGGCAGAAAAAAGGCACGTCCGCGCCGAGCCTGGCGCCGATTCCTGCGAGCTCATCCACAGTCAGACCGACTCCCCAGAGGGAGTTCAATCCGCGCAGCACCGCGGCCGCGTCGCTCGAACCGCCGCCGAGGCCCGCGGCCACCGGCACGCGCTTCGTGAGCTCGATTGCGACCCCCGCCTTGACGCCGGCGTGCTCGATGAACGCACGCGCGGCCCTGAACGCGAGGTTTCGCTCGCCGGCCATCCCGTCGTCGGCCTGCCCGTCCACCGATATCGTTATCCCGCCGCCGGTGGCGGTGAGCGTGATCTCGTCGCAGAGAGAAAGCGGCACCATGACCATCTCAAGGTCGTGGTAGCCGTCTTCCCTGCGCCCGATCACCCGCAGGAGGGTGTTCACCTTCGCCGGGGCGTTCACACGGACCTGTGACATGCGGGGAGTGCTAACCTGAAAACAGATCAAATTCCAAGCACCAAAATACAAATAAATTCCAGGTCCCAATTACCAATTGATCAAACATAACCGTGTTTGATAATTGGTAATTGGTGCTCATTTGAATCTGGTGCTTGGTCATTGGTGCTTCTGTCGTCAGACGTCGTCCACGGTGACCAGGGAGGGATCGAAGGCCACGATCCGCCACATCGGCAAGGAGTCGTCCGCGGCCTCGCCCCAGCAGCTCTTCGCGGCCACGTAGACCGTGCCGGAGGCGTGGACCGCTATGGCCCCCATTCCGTGCCCCACGTCGATCACCCTCTCCACGGAGGGCGCAGCGGGGTTCGAGAAATCGACCATCACGACCTTACCGCTGTCGGGCTCCGCCGCGCCGTTGTCCACGCTGGCGAAGGCCATGTCGCCCAGCACCGTCACGTCCATCACGGCACCGTGAGCCGCCAGCGATATCGAGCCGACCTGCGACTCGCCGGCCATGTCGACGAAATAGAGCCACGAGGCGTCGCCCGCCACGACCGCGTATGCGAAATCCTCGGTGAGCTTGATCTCGCAGAGGATGTCCGCGCTCAGCGCGCTGAGCGGTATCGTGGCGATCACCGCGTCCGCAGGGTCGACCTCTGCGGTGTCGACGATGTCGATCGATGCCGCGCCCTCCCCCTCGGAGTTGAGCATCGCTACGAGGTCGCCGCCCAGGTGCTCGATCGCCACAGGGTAGTCGCCCGAGGCGAACACCGGAAAATCGACGTCTCCCTGATCCAGCGTCCCGTCGATCGCCTGCGCATAGGAAAGCATGAGCCCGGTGCCGGTGATCGACTCGGCAACCGCAAAGTACAGCCTCCCGCCGAGCGAAAGCCCGGACCTCACCTCAACGGGGTCTATGAACAGGAAACCGCCTACGGAAACGGTGCTCAAAAGCTCTGACTGCAGGATCGTGCCCAGCGGATCGTAGACCGACACCCCGGAGGCGAAAGCGGAGTTTTCGAACGGGACTAGGAACTCGCCCCCGTCGAGCTCAACCATCTGGACCGGATGGAGGTCGTCCGTGCCGGCGTAGGCGTCGTCGATGCTGTCGAAGAATTGGTGCGACGTGGGGCTCAGCGGATCGCTCGCGCCGACCCCTATCTTCCCTCCCCTGTTGTCGAGCGGGAATGTCGACATGAACGAGAGCGTGTTGCCAGAGATGTCGAGGTCGATGAGCGAACAGTCGTCGCTCCCCTGGCTGCACTCGAAGAACAGCGCGTTGAAGCCGTCCCTCACGCAGGGATTGGGGACATCGGTGTCGGTGTCCGAATCGGTGTCGACGTCGGTGTCTGTGTCCGTGTCTGCGTCGGTGTCGACGTCGGTATCGGTGTCTGTATCGACGTCGGTGTCTGTGTCCGTGTCTGTGTCCGTGTCTGCGTCGGTGTCGACGTCGGCGTCGGCATCAGGGCCCGAATCCTCCTTGGCTTTGTCCGACCCCGAGCAGGCGCCTGCGAGAAACCCCACGCCTATGGCAATGCCGAAGATGATTGGCGGCAGCACGGTCCCCCCCTGACTGATTCAGTCGCTGATCTGGTCCTCGGTGACCTGGGCCGGATCAAAGGCCACTATGTACGACCACCTCTTCTCGGCCTCTCCGGCGACCTCCCACCAGCGATCGGTCACCACGACGAACACCACCCCGGAGCCGTGCACTGCGATGGCCCCCATGTCATTGCCGACCGCTATCAGCCGATCTAGATGAGGAGATGCGGGCGCCGAGAAATCGACGATCGCGACCTCGCCGCTCGTCTCCTTCGACGAATCCCCCTCAATGCTGACATATGCATCCGTCCCCAGCAGATCTATGCCGCGGACTTCGCCGTTCTCCGTGAGGTTCGCGGTCCCGACCACCTGGTGGGCCTGCATGTCGACGATCAGGATGTTGGCCTGCATGGCGAAATTGGACGCCGACACCACAGCGTAGTTGCCGTCGCCGGTGATGGGCAGCTCATAGAGCGCCGCCGCCGAGGACATCCCCAGCGGTATGGTGGCTTCGATCTGGGCGTCCAGGAGGTCTACGATGTCGATCGAGGCGGTCGATCCGCCCCCCGTGTTGAGCACCGCTGCCCTGTTGTCTCCCAGGTACTCTATGGCCGAGGGGAAATCGCCCGAGGTGGGGATCACCACCTGCGGATGGCCTGCATCGATGTATCCCTGAGGCGTGACACCGAACCCTATGACCGACCCGCTCCCGTCGTATTCGCTGGCGGCCGCGACATAGACCGTCCCTCCGATCATGATCCCCGACATCGCCATGTGGGGATGATTGACCTCCCCGGCGTCCGGATCGGTGTCGAAGGGAGAACATTCCGCGACATCATCTGTGTAATGCGTCTCGCCCGGCTCGCCCTCAGTCACGGCCTCGCAGAAAAAGTCCAGCATGGAGCTCTTGACGTTCATGGAGGGGTAGCTCGAGTAGTCGGAGTAGACAAGGGACAAAAGGCCCTTCGCGTTGGAGCTCGCTCCGACGTCGATCGCCGAAGGGACGAAGTAATTGCCGTCCGCAAGCTTCACGACCTGAACGGGCCGGACATCGCCCACCCCGTCCACAGCGGCGCCCAGGCCGTCGATGGCCCCCGGCTGAAAATTCTGCGTCGGCGCGGACATGGCATCGGCGGCATCGAGATTCAACCGGCCCATCCTGTTGTGGGAATGACCGGTCATGAGCACGACCTCATCGGGCAGCTCGTCGCGATCGATGTCCATGTCCAGCATGCTCCCCACCGAGCCGTATTCGAACTGATAGAAAAGGCCGTTGAAGCCGTCCCGGACCCACGGGTCAGGGCCCGCATCGACCGTATCGGTGCCGGTGTCCGAATCGGCGTCCGCGTCCGCGTCCGCGTCGGTGCCGGCATCGGGAAGATCGGGTAAGTCGGTCCCGCCGCCCGCATCGTCGTCGTCGCCGCAGCCGACCGCCCCGACGACAACGCTGCCGAGGGCGATGAGTCCCCACACGATAGGCGCCACCATGCGAAACCCCTTTCCAGAGCCGGGACATGACTCAGGATTGAGCCGTCCGGGTACATGTCAAATGTACATATATATGATCGGCCGGGATCGGAATTAGTTGCTCGATATTTTCGACCGGCCGCAGGCTGCCTGCCTCCAGCAGTATCAGCTATCCATCGGTGATTTCAACGTAATTTCAGCCTCATTCCGTCATTTGCGGCCCGGAGCCCGGCGGGAGGATACGGCGGGGCACGCAGAGGTGCCCGGCGAGCAAAATATATGTTTTTGTTGCATTAATTGGGCCTGTCCACTATTTAAATTTTTTCCGGAAAGGGGGCCCTGATGAAACCTGTCCTTTCGATCGTGCTGGCCGGCGGCCAGGGCGAGAGGCTGAGGCCCCTTACCAACGACAGGGCCAAGCCGGCGGTGCCGTTCGGCGGCCATTACCGAATCATAGATTTCGTGCTCTCGAACATCGTGAACTCGGGGCTCTTCAGGATCCTGGTCCTCACCCAGTTCAAGGCCGACTCGCTGCTCCGCCACCTCAAGAGGGGCTGGCACCTGCCCGCGCTGCTCGACCAGTTCATAGACGCGGTGCCGGCCCAGATGAGGGTCGGCTCCCACTGGTACAAGGGGAGCGCGGACGCGGTCTTCCAGAACCTTCACCACATATTCAACTCCGGCCCGGAGAACGTCTGCATCTTCGGCGGCGACCACATCTACCGGATGAACTGCCTGCACTTCATCGACTTCCACGAGAAGAGCGACGCGGACGTCACCATAGCCGTCGTCCCGCAGCCGCTCAACGACGCCCGCTCCTTCGGAATAATCGCGTGCGACAAGACGTGGCGGGTGGTCGACTTCAGGGAGAAGCCAAAGGACCCGCCGCCTATGCCCGGGAACCCGAAGATGTCGCTCTGCTCCATGGGGATATACATCTTCAAGACAGAGGTGCTGGTGGAGGCGGTCAAGAGCGACGCCGAGGACGACAAGTCGTCCCACGACTTCGGCAAGGACATCATCCCCGCGCTGTTTCGGAAGAAGAAGGTGATGGCCTACAACTTCGCGGACAATCCGGTCCCCGGCGCCACCCCGCAGGAGCGCGGCTACTGGCGGGACATAGGGACCATAGACGGATACTGGAAGGCCTCGATGGACCTGGTGTCCGTCTCGCCGATTTTCAACCTCTACAACAAGGCCTGGTCCATCAAGACCGCACGCGAGTCCGACCCGCCGGCCAAATTCGTCTTCTCGGACGAGAAATCGGACAGGGTCGGCATGGCGACCGATTCGCTCGTGTGCGACGGGGTCATCACCTCCGGCGGAAGGATCGACCGCAGCATCCTCTCGCCGTGCGTCAGGGTCAACAGCTTCTCACAGATCGAGGAGAGCATACTCTTCGACCACGTCAACGTGGGCAGGTACGTGAAGATCAGGCGGGCGATCATCGACAAGGACGTCGTGATATCGCCGAACTCCACGATCGGTTACGACCTGGAGAAGGACAGCAAGAGGTTCACCGTGTCGCCCGAGGGGATAGTGGTGATACCGAAGGGCGCGACGGTCTAGAGGGCGGAACGAGAGCGCGAGACCATGCTTGAGCCGAATCAGCCGATCACCGATACCACCGTCGCCTTCGTCTGGCACATGCACCAGCCCTATTACAGGGACACGAAGACCGGCGAGTGCGCTATGCCCTGGGTGCGCCTGCACGGCACCCATTCCTACTACGACATGCTCCGGCTCTACAGGCAGCACCCGCGCGTGAAGGGCACCATCAACTTCGTGCCGTCCCTGATCAGGCAGCTCTTCGCATACGTCGAGGAAGACGCCGGCGACGCGTTTCTCGATCACACGCTCGTGCCTGCCGACAGCCTGAACGCCCGGCAGAAGATTTTTTTGCTCAGGCATTTCTTCTCGGCCAACGCGGAGAGGAAGATAGACCCCTGCGGCACCTACAAGAAGCTGAAGGACAGGCTGGGTCACGACCAGTCCAACATAGACTACGACCAGGCGGTCCGCTTCTTCTCCGCGCAGGACTACCGCGACCTGCAGGTCTACTTCAACCTCGTGTGGTTCGGCTTCGCGGCACGGGAGGAGATCCCGGAGCTGGAGAGGATGCTCCTGGAGGCGAGGCACTTCTCCGAGGAGGACAAGGCGTTCGTCCTCGAGGCCCAGAGGAGGATCCTCAAGAACCTCATGGAGGAGATAAGGATCGCCGCCGGCTCCGAGAACGTCGAGCTCACGACCACCCCTTTCTACCACCCGATATTGCCCCTATGCATCGACACGGACTTCGCGAAGAGGTGCATGCCCAAGGCCGGGCTCCCGCATCGCTTCGCGGCGCCCGCGCTCGCGAGGGAGCAGCTCTCTCGCGCCCTGGACTCGATGGAGCGCTGGTTCGGGGCAAGGCCATGCGGCATCTGGCCCGCGGAGGGGAGCGTCTGCCCCGAGATGATACCTATGCTCGCCGACGCCGGGGTCAAATGGATCGCCACCGACGACATGGTGCTGGCGCACTCGTTCCCCGAGGCGAAGCCGGTCGACAAGCACAGGCCCTACCTCGCCTCTCACGGGGGGAAGGAGGTCGGGATAGTCTTCAGGGACCACGGCCTCTCGGACCTCATCGGCTTCGTATACGGGAGGAAGCCTGCGGCCGACGCGGTGGACGACTTCGTCTCCCACCTGTCCGCCATAGACGCGGCGAAGCCGAAGGACGCGGGGAAGAAGCTCGTGACCGTCATACTCGACGGCGAGAACCCCTGGGAGCACTACCCCGACTCGGGAAGGGAGTTTTTGAGGACCCTCTTCGAGCGGATCGAGTCGGACGGGATACGGACGACCCGCCTCTGCGACTACATCCGGTCCAACCCGCCGGCTCAGAGGATCGAGAAGCTCCACACCGGCTCGTGGATCGACGCCAATTTTTACATCTGGATCGGCAAGCCGCAGAAGAACCAGGCGTGGGACTACCTGCGGCGCTCGATGGAGGAGCTGGGCGGGCGGCTCGACACGGCCTCTGCCGACGACGGCGCGCAGAGGGCCCTGGACTCTTTCCTCGCCGCCATGGGCAGCGACTGGTTCTGGTGGTTCGACGAGGACTTCGAGTCGCCCTTCAAGGGCGACTTCGACCGCATCTTCAGAAGCCATCTCAAGAACGCCTTCGAGTTCCTCGGCATGAAGGTGCCGCTCTTCCTCTTCGAGCCGATATACAGGTACGACGAGCACCGCGAGGCGCTGATCGAGCCGCCGGGCTTCATCTCACCCGACATCAACGGCTTCGACACGTCGTTCTTCGAGTGGGCAAACGCCGCCCGCATGACGGTCCACGGCAGGACCAGCGGCGCCATGGCCCAGAGCTCGACCGACCCGTTCGAGGCCATCTCTTTGGGCTTCAACGCCGAGGCGTTTTTCCTCAGGATAGAGCCGATCGATCGCGAGAGGGATTTCTCTCTGACGGCGGACGACGCGCTCCTGATAGGGCTTCACGGCGAACGCGGCCACCGCTGGTTCCGCCTGCAGAACGAGGGCGCCGCCCTGGACCTTCGCCCCGTTAACGAGGAGGGGGACTCGATCGCCGGATTCGTCCCCCGTTTCGCGGCCGGGGAGCTGCTCGAGATGGCGTTCCCGTTCGAGGACCTGGGGCTGAAGGCCGGCGACAGGGCCACGATCACGCTCGCCCTCTACAGGAAGGGTGTGGAGGTGAGGAGATACTCGCACATGAGGTTCGTGGTGCCGGACGAGACATACGACCGCAGGATGTGGGGCGTCTGAAAAGGAGAGGCCATGCCTGAGCTCAGAAAAGACCCGATCGTAAGCCGCTGGGTGATCATCTCGACCGAGAGATCCAAGAGGCCCATAAACCTGTTCAGCGCGAAGGAGCGCGCGATGCCCGAGGCGGAAAACAGCTTCTGCCCCTTCGACCCGGGGCACGAGACCGACACCCCGCACGAGGTCCTGTCCTACAGGACCGACGGGGGCGGCCAGGGCGCGGCCAGCTGGACCCTGAGGGTGGTGCCGAACAAGTTCCCCGCCCTCATGATCGAGGGCGAGTTGGGGAGGCGCGCCGACGGGATCTACGACAAGATGAACGGGATCGGGGCGCACGAGGTGATCATCGAGACGCCGAACCACAACGAGCAGCTGGCCGACCTCTCGGACGAGCGGTTCCAGGACGTGCTCTGGGCGTACCGCGACCGCATCATCGACCTCAAGAAGGACACCCGCTTCCGCTACATACTCATATTCAAGAACCACGGCCTGGGCGCCGGCGCGTCGCTCGACCACAGCCACTCCCAGCTGATCGCCCTGCCCATCATACCGAAGTCCGTCGCCGAGGAGATGTCGGGATCGAAGAACTACTACGACTACAAGGAGCGCTGCATATTCTGCGACATCGTGAGCCAGGAGATAGACGAGCAGAAACGGGTCGTGGGGGAGAACGAGGACTTCATAGCGGTATGCCCCTACGCGCCGCGCTTCCCGTTCGAGACCTGGATATTGCCCAAGAAGCACCGATCGCACTACGAGGACTGCACCAAGAACGAGCTCAAGAACCTGGCCGGCCTCTTCCAGCGGACGCTCCACAGGCTCAACAAGGCGCTGGACGTGCCGCCGTACAACTTCATGCTCCACACCTCGCCGGTGGGCATGCCGGCGCTGGCCTACTACCACTGGCACATCGAGATCACTCCGCGCATAACGCGCGTGGCCGGATTCGAGCGCGGCTCCGGGTTCTACATCAACCCCACGGCGCCCGAGGTCTCCGCCCAGTTCCTCAAGGAGCTGGGCCTTCCATGATTCTATTCACCAGTCACTGATCACCAGTCACCAGTCACGGTTTTATGAAGATAGTCCACATAGCATCCGAAGCGGTTCCGTTCGCCAAGACCGGCGGGCTCGCAGACGTGGTCGGCGCGCTGCCGAACGCGCTCGCCTCGCTCGGCGACAGGGTCTCGGTCATCATGCCGTTCTACGGAAGGCGGATGGAGCTCGGCGGGTTCGGCGCAGAGCCGCCATCCAGGCCCGACACCATCGTCGATGTGAAGGTCGGCTCAATGGT
Protein-coding regions in this window:
- a CDS encoding 50S ribosomal protein L25 — translated: MEKVSLTVQRREPGKGPASRMRAAGTIPGVLYGKKIEPLPIKVNERDLETATKTKAGMNVIVNLTVEGVDSGLAFIRDYQADPFRRTFTHVDFQAISIDEPIDIEVPLVLVGECKGVKEEGGVIEQARRTLQVKALPDRIPEKIEVDTTELMIGDNIHADDIKLPDGVEFPHLTNFAILSVVPPAKEEVAAPIVPLEGEAAAAVEGAAPAEGAAAAPAEGAEGAAKPGAKPGAKPAAGKEKAGKEEKA
- a CDS encoding ribose-phosphate pyrophosphokinase, with the protein product MFGNNNLVLLAGNSNRTLAEAIAASLKRKLCHAKVTKFSDGETWVEVEDNVRGADVFVIQSTSHPANDHIMELLVMIDALKRASAGRITAVIPYYGYARQDRKVSPRTPISSKLVADLITAAGAERVLTMELHAGQIQGFFNIPVDHLFAKPVLLDYLKGRFPADHLAIVAPDAGGAERARSFAKHLHSPMVMIDKRRVRPNESEVMHLIGDVDGRDAVIVDDMIDTGGTMVEAAEALIRNGAKSVFACCTHPVLSGPAISRINDSKIEELIVTDTVPLGDKAERCRKIRVLSVAGLLGEAIKRIHDADSVSSLFV
- the spoVG gene encoding septation regulator SpoVG yields the protein MEITDVRVYPVEEEKLKGYATITFDNCFVVRDVKIISGPKGLFVAMPSKKRKDGTYRDTAHPLNSEVRGLIETRVLGAYRVERERGVGLDGPNLEE
- the ispE gene encoding 4-(cytidine 5'-diphospho)-2-C-methyl-D-erythritol kinase; protein product: MSQVRVNAPAKVNTLLRVIGRREDGYHDLEMVMVPLSLCDEITLTATGGGITISVDGQADDGMAGERNLAFRAARAFIEHAGVKAGVAIELTKRVPVAAGLGGGSSDAAAVLRGLNSLWGVGLTVDELAGIGARLGADVPFFCHRGPAFVEGIGDRVSVYETFPKCSYLLINPGFPLSTPWVYDQWDLQLTMKPPDARVRPLFQVFSDVIASLHNDLERVTIPAHPEIGVIKGALMESGAAGALMSGSGPTVFGVFSDAVARDRAHAQLDREGWRIYKAEARLESSTV
- the glgC gene encoding glucose-1-phosphate adenylyltransferase, translating into MKPVLSIVLAGGQGERLRPLTNDRAKPAVPFGGHYRIIDFVLSNIVNSGLFRILVLTQFKADSLLRHLKRGWHLPALLDQFIDAVPAQMRVGSHWYKGSADAVFQNLHHIFNSGPENVCIFGGDHIYRMNCLHFIDFHEKSDADVTIAVVPQPLNDARSFGIIACDKTWRVVDFREKPKDPPPMPGNPKMSLCSMGIYIFKTEVLVEAVKSDAEDDKSSHDFGKDIIPALFRKKKVMAYNFADNPVPGATPQERGYWRDIGTIDGYWKASMDLVSVSPIFNLYNKAWSIKTARESDPPAKFVFSDEKSDRVGMATDSLVCDGVITSGGRIDRSILSPCVRVNSFSQIEESILFDHVNVGRYVKIRRAIIDKDVVISPNSTIGYDLEKDSKRFTVSPEGIVVIPKGATV
- the galT gene encoding galactose-1-phosphate uridylyltransferase, which encodes MPELRKDPIVSRWVIISTERSKRPINLFSAKERAMPEAENSFCPFDPGHETDTPHEVLSYRTDGGGQGAASWTLRVVPNKFPALMIEGELGRRADGIYDKMNGIGAHEVIIETPNHNEQLADLSDERFQDVLWAYRDRIIDLKKDTRFRYILIFKNHGLGAGASLDHSHSQLIALPIIPKSVAEEMSGSKNYYDYKERCIFCDIVSQEIDEQKRVVGENEDFIAVCPYAPRFPFETWILPKKHRSHYEDCTKNELKNLAGLFQRTLHRLNKALDVPPYNFMLHTSPVGMPALAYYHWHIEITPRITRVAGFERGSGFYINPTAPEVSAQFLKELGLP